One Microcebus murinus isolate Inina chromosome 9, M.murinus_Inina_mat1.0, whole genome shotgun sequence DNA window includes the following coding sequences:
- the FSCN3 gene encoding fascin-3 isoform X1: MDEVEWIHRQPKAEELRIGLISWAGTYLTFEAYKNTVTATAKRLGRRQTCELLVSNEHETEAVVRLKSLKGFYLLCEADGTVCYGRPRNSHHGCFLLHFHRNSKWTLQCLISGRYLESNGEDVFCNSRVLSAYHMWTPRPALHVHVILYSPIHRCYARTDPTMGRIWVDAAVPCLEECGFLLHFQDGCYHLETSTHHFLSHVDRLVTQPSSQTAFHMQVRPGGLVALCDGEGGMLYAQGTHLLLGLGSNPVRGEEWFVLQHCPTWVSLKSKTRRFISVTYESEVHATSERLTPMSLFQFECDSETATLQLRAATGYYLAQRRHKIVMADGHHLESDTFFRMQWNCGRIILQSLSGRFLGIAANGLLMATATFPGPNEEFGIRLANRPFLVLRGRHGYVGSSSERDLIQCNMDQPDCIHLLPCRQGIYHFQGWILLVNNVFWHLSPMGEVCPQLLYRAPGEQLAHRAGTQWLLHSIGPQWHPIGRQRKHYQRVYLGILGQWEAIYQNSNLPGKTTASNRAGTPESRSKRRISVTLFLPSLAKHLFQGTIQHNRPPPRSWCAPDSVWSRGLDAVEIEAPGHGSKFCPEEQRLNSTHFFHQSSPILT, translated from the exons ATGGATGAGGTGGAATGGATACACAGGCAACCCAAGGCTGAGGAACTAAGGATTGGGCTCATCAGCTGGGCAGGAACCTACCTCACCTTTGAGGCATACAAGAATACAGTCACTGCTACTGCAAAGAGATTGGGCAGGAGACAG ACCTGTGAGCTCCTGGTGAGCAATGAGCATGAGACAGAAGCTGTGGTACGACTAAAGAGCTTGAAGGGCTTCTACCTGCTGTGTGAGGCAGATGGCACTGTGTGTTACGGCCGGCCAAGGAACAGCCACCATGGATGCTTCCTACTCCATTTCCACCGTAACAGCAAGTGGACCCTCCAGTGCTTAATCTCTGGTCGTTATCTAGAGTCCAATGGTGAGGATGTGTTCTGCAACTCCAGGGTCCTCTCAGCTTACCACATGTGGACACCCCGGCCAGCCCTGCACGTCCATGTGATCCTCTATAGCCCCATCCACCGCTGCTATGCCCGGACTGACCCCACCATGGGCCGCATCTGGGTGGACGCAGCAGTCCCCTGCCTGGAGGAATGTGGATTCCTATTGCATTTCCAAGACGGATGCTACCACCTGGAGACCTCGACACACCATTTCTTGTCTCACGTAGACCGGCTGGTCACCCAACCCTCATCGCAGACAGCTTTTCATATGCAAGTGCGGCCTGGAGGGCTGGTGGCACTGTGCGATGGAGAAGGAGGCATGTTATATGCACAGGGCACACATCTGCTCCTGGGCCTCGGCTCTAATCCCGTGAGGGGTGAGGAGTGGTTCGTCCTACAGCACTGCCCCACCTGGGTCAGCCTCAAGTCAAAGACTCGGAGGTTCATCTCAGTCACCTATG AATCTGAGGTACATGCTACCTCTGAGCGCTTAACCCCGATGTCCTTGTTCCAGTTTGAATGCGACAGTGAGACTGCCACCTTGCAGCTTCGTGCAGCCACTGGCTACTACCTAGCTCAG AGGCGTCACAAGATAGTGATGGCTGATGGGCACCACCTGGAGTCTGATACCTTCTTCCGTATGCAGTGGAACTGTGGCAGGATCATCCTGCAGTCCCTCAGTGGGCGCTTCCTGGGCATTGCAGCCAATGGCCTGCTGATGGCCACTGCCACCTTTCCAG GCCCCAATGAGGAATTTGGGATTCGATTAGCCAACCGCCCCTTCCTTGTACTGCGAGGTCGGCATGGGTACGTGGGCTCCTCTTCAGAACGTGACCTCATACAGTGCAACATGGACCAGCCCGACTGCATTCACTTACTACCCTGCCGCCAGGGAATCTACCACTTCCAGG GGTGGATCCTTCTGGTCAATAACGTCTTTTGGCACCTTTCGCCCATGGGGGAAGTTTGCCCTCAACTTCTGTATAGAGCTCCAGGGGAGCAACTTGCTCACCGTGCTGGCACCCAATGGCTTCTACATTCGATCGGACCGCAGTGGCACCCTATTGGCAGACAGCGAAAACATTACCAAAGAGTGTATCTGGGAATTTTAG GTCAATGGGAGGCCATCTACCAAAATTCAAATCTTCCGGGAAAGACTACTGCATCAAACAGAGCAGGAACCCCAGAGTCAAGATCCAAGAGAAGAATATCCGTTACACTTTTCCTACCCAGTTTAGCAAAACACCTGTTTCAAGGAACAATACAGCACAACAGGCCACCCCCAAGATCCTGGTGTGCACCTGACTCAGTATGGAGTAGGGGTCTGGATGCGGTGGAGATTGAGGCCCCAGGCCACGGCTCTAAGTTCTGTCCAGAAGAACAGAGACTAAATAGTACCCATTTCTTCCACCAATCCTCCCCCATCCTCACCTAG
- the FSCN3 gene encoding fascin-3 isoform X2, producing MDEVEWIHRQPKAEELRIGLISWAGTYLTFEAYKNTVTATAKRLGRRQTCELLVSNEHETEAVVRLKSLKGFYLLCEADGTVCYGRPRNSHHGCFLLHFHRNSKWTLQCLISGRYLESNGEDVFCNSRVLSAYHMWTPRPALHVHVILYSPIHRCYARTDPTMGRIWVDAAVPCLEECGFLLHFQDGCYHLETSTHHFLSHVDRLVTQPSSQTAFHMQVRPGGLVALCDGEGGMLYAQGTHLLLGLGSNPVRGEEWFVLQHCPTWVSLKSKTRRFISVTYESEVHATSERLTPMSLFQFECDSETATLQLRAATGYYLAQRRHKIVMADGHHLESDTFFRMQWNCGRIILQSLSGRFLGIAANGLLMATATFPGPNEEFGIRLANRPFLVLRGRHGYVGSSSERDLIQCNMDQPDCIHLLPCRQGIYHFQAQGGSFWSITSFGTFRPWGKFALNFCIELQGSNLLTVLAPNGFYIRSDRSGTLLADSENITKECIWEF from the exons ATGGATGAGGTGGAATGGATACACAGGCAACCCAAGGCTGAGGAACTAAGGATTGGGCTCATCAGCTGGGCAGGAACCTACCTCACCTTTGAGGCATACAAGAATACAGTCACTGCTACTGCAAAGAGATTGGGCAGGAGACAG ACCTGTGAGCTCCTGGTGAGCAATGAGCATGAGACAGAAGCTGTGGTACGACTAAAGAGCTTGAAGGGCTTCTACCTGCTGTGTGAGGCAGATGGCACTGTGTGTTACGGCCGGCCAAGGAACAGCCACCATGGATGCTTCCTACTCCATTTCCACCGTAACAGCAAGTGGACCCTCCAGTGCTTAATCTCTGGTCGTTATCTAGAGTCCAATGGTGAGGATGTGTTCTGCAACTCCAGGGTCCTCTCAGCTTACCACATGTGGACACCCCGGCCAGCCCTGCACGTCCATGTGATCCTCTATAGCCCCATCCACCGCTGCTATGCCCGGACTGACCCCACCATGGGCCGCATCTGGGTGGACGCAGCAGTCCCCTGCCTGGAGGAATGTGGATTCCTATTGCATTTCCAAGACGGATGCTACCACCTGGAGACCTCGACACACCATTTCTTGTCTCACGTAGACCGGCTGGTCACCCAACCCTCATCGCAGACAGCTTTTCATATGCAAGTGCGGCCTGGAGGGCTGGTGGCACTGTGCGATGGAGAAGGAGGCATGTTATATGCACAGGGCACACATCTGCTCCTGGGCCTCGGCTCTAATCCCGTGAGGGGTGAGGAGTGGTTCGTCCTACAGCACTGCCCCACCTGGGTCAGCCTCAAGTCAAAGACTCGGAGGTTCATCTCAGTCACCTATG AATCTGAGGTACATGCTACCTCTGAGCGCTTAACCCCGATGTCCTTGTTCCAGTTTGAATGCGACAGTGAGACTGCCACCTTGCAGCTTCGTGCAGCCACTGGCTACTACCTAGCTCAG AGGCGTCACAAGATAGTGATGGCTGATGGGCACCACCTGGAGTCTGATACCTTCTTCCGTATGCAGTGGAACTGTGGCAGGATCATCCTGCAGTCCCTCAGTGGGCGCTTCCTGGGCATTGCAGCCAATGGCCTGCTGATGGCCACTGCCACCTTTCCAG GCCCCAATGAGGAATTTGGGATTCGATTAGCCAACCGCCCCTTCCTTGTACTGCGAGGTCGGCATGGGTACGTGGGCTCCTCTTCAGAACGTGACCTCATACAGTGCAACATGGACCAGCCCGACTGCATTCACTTACTACCCTGCCGCCAGGGAATCTACCACTTCCAGG CACAGGGTGGATCCTTCTGGTCAATAACGTCTTTTGGCACCTTTCGCCCATGGGGGAAGTTTGCCCTCAACTTCTGTATAGAGCTCCAGGGGAGCAACTTGCTCACCGTGCTGGCACCCAATGGCTTCTACATTCGATCGGACCGCAGTGGCACCCTATTGGCAGACAGCGAAAACATTACCAAAGAGTGTATCTGGGAATTTTAG